In one window of Sardina pilchardus chromosome 23, fSarPil1.1, whole genome shotgun sequence DNA:
- the sema5bb gene encoding semaphorin-5B, whose protein sequence is MTAVAQAPPPCGLFLLLLLLPFVLSQNPLRSSTPDLDSETPPSEECNRRQHPIVSFPALSPWLSSFSVPGVNDYSQLALDLSRNQLIVGARNHLFSLSLSNVSLLQATEWAVDADTRRSCQSKGKTEEECQNYIRVLLLSGNKVFTCGTNAFTPICSSRQISDLSSVLDTMNGVARCPYDPRHNSTAMVTDRGELYAATVIDFSGRDPVIYRSLGNMPPLRTAQYNSKWLNEPHFVSAYEVGRFTYVFLRETAVEYDCGKTVFSRVARVCQNDVGGRFLLEDTWTTFMKARLNCSRSGDIPFYYHELQSTFYLPEQDLIYGVFTTNVNSIAASAVCAFNLSAIAQVFNGPFRYQENPRSSWLSTPNPSPNFQCGTVADGNMTERSLQDAQRLFLMAEVIQPVATEPLVAQDNVRFSKLVVDIVQGRDTLYHVMYIGTEHGTVIKALSTSNKSLHGCYLEEMELLPPGQREPILNLQILHSDRSLFVGLNSRVLKIPLERCSNYPTRQACLGARDPYCGWDRQQKRCSTIEESASMTQWTQNITECPTRNLTQDGGFGPWAPWQPCTHDDGEGANACVCRLRSCDSPAPQCGGAKCNGPTIEVANCSRSGGWTPWSPWTQCSTSCGMGFQVRQRSCNNPAPRHGGRVCVGQAREERLCNDKTACPVAVSWTAWNSWSKCSAACGGGVHSRVRSCENGNNCPGCPLEYKACNLEACPEVRRNTPWSPWLPVNVTAGGARQEQRWRYTCRSFLPNPHELQLGKRKTETRLCPNDGITPCETDALVEDLLRVERPLLRPQGATWSSWETWSTCSKECGKGFRTRKRACATPEGRNAPYACSGSPVEYQDCSPQPCPVKGAWSCWSSWSECSASCGGGHYQRTRTCTNPAPKHSGDICIGLHTEEALCNTEECEGGWGVWAEWAECDDDGLQVRSRTCAVSPAPCVGNATEQRGCPPQESTVLQPGSDRSSRCAGFSLYHLVLTGVGGFVGAVLLSLVVYLYLQKVHRPSQESAVIHPSTPNHLPPNNDKYTPMEFKTLNKSSILPDEGCNFFPSPLQQTNVYATTYYPTPLGKYDFSLDSPCRNYMHS, encoded by the exons GCGACGGAGTGGGCCGTGGATGCCGACACCAGGAGGTCGTGCCAAAGCAAAGGCAAGACTGAG GAGGAGTGCCAGAACTACATCCGCGTGCTTCTGCTCAGCGGCAACAAGGTGTTCACCTGCGGCACCAACGCCTTCACCCCCATCTGCTCCAGCCGACAG atATCTGATCTCAGTTCGGTTCTGGACACGATGAACGGAGTGGCGCGCTGCCCGTACGACCCGCGGCACAACTCCACCGCCATGGTAACGGACCGCGGAGAGCTGTACGCCGCCACCGTCATCGACTTCTCCGGCCGAGACCCGGTCATCTACCGTAGCCTCGGCAACATGCCGCCACTGAGGACCGCCCAGTACAACTCCAAATGGCTCAACG aGCCCCACTTTGTGTCTGCGTATGAGGTGGGTCGCTTCACCTACGTGTTCCTGCGCGAGACGGCGGTGGAGTACGACTGCGGCAAGACGGTGTTCTCGCGCGTGGCGCGCGTCTGCCAGAACGACGTGGGCGGCCGCTTCCTATTGGAGGACACCTGGACCACCTTCATGAAGGCCCGCCTCAACTGCTCGCGCTCGGGAGACATCCCCTTCTACTACCACGAGCTGCAGAGCACCTTTTACCTGCCCGAGCAGGACCTCATCTACGGAGTCTTCACCACCaacgt taaCAGTATAGCGGCGTCAGCAGTGTGTGCGTTTAACCTGAGTGCGATCGCTCAGGTGTTTAACGGACCGTTCCGCTATCAGGAGAATCCACGCAGCAGCTGGCTGTCCACCCCTAACCCCAGCCCCAacttccag TGTGGTACGGTAGCCGACGGCAACATGACGGAGCGCAGTCTCCAGGATGCTCAGCGGCTCTTCCTGATGGCTGAGGTCATCCAGCCCGTCGCCACGGAGCCCCTGGTTGCCCAGGACAACGTGCGCTTCTCCAAACTGGTGGTGGACATCGTGCAGGGACGAGACACACTCTACCACGTCATGTACATCggcacag AGCACGGCACGGTGATCAAggctctctccacctccaaTAAGAGCCTTCATGGGTGTTacctggaggagatggagctcCTCCCCCCTGGGCAGCGGGAGCCAATCCTGAACCTGCAAATCCTGCACAGTGATAGGTCGCTTTTTGTGGGCCTCAACAGTCGTGTTCTCAAGATTCCACTGGAGAGATGTTCCAACTACCCCACGagaca AGCATGTTTGGGGGCCAGAGATCCATACTGTGGTTGGGACCGCCAGCAGAAACGCTGCAGCACCATAGAGGAGAGCGCCAGCATGACCCAGTGGACCCAGAACATCACAGAGTGcccg ACGCGAAACCTCACCCAAGATGGCGGCTTTGGGCCATGGGCGCCATGGCAACCCTGTACCCATGACGACGGGGAAGGGGCCAACGCATGTGTGTGCCGCCTCCGTTCCTGCGATAGTCCCGCCCCCCAGTGTGGAGGCGCCAAGTGTAACGGCCCGACCATAGAGGTGGCCAACtgctccag GAGCGGAGGCTGGACTCCGTGGTCGCCATGGACGCAGTGCAGCACCAGCTGTGGGATGGGCTTCCAGGTGCGCCAGCGCTCCTGCAACAACCCCGCCCCCCGCCACGGAggacgcgtgtgtgtgggacaggccCGCGAggagag gCTGTGTAACGATAAGACGGCGTGTCCGGTGGCCGTCTCCTGGACGGCGTGGAACTCCTGGTCCAAGTGCAGCGCAGCGTGCGGAGGAGGCGTCCACTCACGCGTCAGGAGCTGCGAGAACGGCAACAACTGCCCAGGCTGCCCTCTG gAGTACAAGGCGTGTAATCTGGAGGCGTGTCCGGAGGTGCGTCGGAACACGCCGTGGTCGCCGTGGCTACCGGTGAACGTGACGGCGGGTGGGGCTCGGCAGGAGCAGAGGTGGCGCTACACGTGTCGTTCCTTCCTGCCCAACCCACACGAGCTGCAGCTGGGCAAGCGCAAGACCGAGACCAGGCTCTGCCCCAACGACGGCATCACGCCCTGCGAGACCGAcg ctCTGGTGGAGGACCTGTTGAGGGTGGAGAGACCTCTGCTCCGCCCCCAGGGTGCCACCTGGTCGTCTTGGGAGACGTGGTCCACCTGTTCTAAGGAGTGTGGTAAAGGGTTCCGCACACGTAAGCGGGCATGTGCCACTCCAGAGGGCAGGAATGCCCCCTACGCCTGCTCCGGATCGCCCGTCGAGTACCAGGACTGCAGCCCCCAGCCCTGCCCAG tgAAAGGTGCCTGGTCGTGCTGGTCTTCCTGGTCCGAATGTTCTGCTTCCTGTGGCGGAGGTCACTACCAGCGCACGCGCACCTGCACTAACCCCGCCCCCAAACACTCCGGAGACATCTGCATCGGCCTGCACACCGAGGAGGCCCTGTGTAACACTGAGGAGtgtgaag gtgggtggggtgtgtgggctGAGTGGGCGGAGTGTGATGATGACGGGCTGCAGGTGAGGTCACGCACCTGTGCTGTTAGCCCCGCCCCCTGTGTGGGCAACGCCACGGAGCAGAGAGGATGTCCTCCTCAAGAgagcacag TTCTCCAGCCAGGGTCAGACAGGAGCTCACGCTGTGCAG GCTTCTCTCTGTACCACCTGGTGTTGACGGGTGTGGGTGGTTTTGTGGGGGCGGTGCTGCTGTCGCTGGTGGTGTACTTGTACCTCCAGAAGGTGCACCGTCCGTCCCAGGAGAGCGCCGtcatccacccctccacccccaaccACCTGCCCCCCAACAACGACAAGTACACGCCCATGGAGTTCAAG ACGCTGAATAAGAGCAGTATCCTGCCGGATGAGGGCTGTAACTTCTTCCCGTCTCCCCTGCAGCAGACCAACGTGTACGCCACCACCTACTACCCCACCCCCCTGGGCAAGTACGACTTCTCCCTGGACTCCCCCTGCAGGAACTACATGCACAGCTGA